The Thalassomonas actiniarum genome contains the following window.
CAGCAAAAACAGGCGATTCACCTGGCTTATTTTAAAGGTTTGAGTCACCATGAAGTCGTGCAGTACATTCATTCTCCCCTGGGGACGGTTAAAAGCTGGATCCGCCGTGGCCTGCTACAACTGCAGAGGTGTTTATCCCTATGAATTATGAGGATCCCGAGCTGATTAACAGGCTCAGTGCCGAGTATGTATTGGGGACCTTACGCGGGCGTGCCCGGCAAAGGTTCCAGCGCCTGATGCTGTCTTCCCCCCGGGTGCGGCAGGCAACCTGGCAGTGGGAGCACCAGCTGAATCAGATGGGCAATAGCATCACTGCCGTGCCTCCCGACCCTAAGGTGTGGCAGAGCATTTCACAACGTATTGATCCGCTTCAAGCCGGGGCAAGCGAAGCGGTTAAAGCCGAGCCTGTTAAGCTATTTCCGGCGCTTGCACGTTTGTGGCAAGGGGTTGCAATGACTGCCGTGGCGGCAAGCCTGGTGTTGCTTGTCTTCCTGTTGCAGCCAAGTGTGCCGGTCGAAAGCGAACAAGTGGCCTTAGTGCAAAATGAGCAACAACAAGTGCTCTGGCTTATTGATGTCAAGGAAGCGCAACTCAATATCAAGGCAAGCTCCGTGCTGACGGTTTATAGCGATAAAGATTATGAGCTGTGGATGGTATTAAAGGGGCAGGATAACCCCGTCTCATTAGGTTTATTGCCTAAAACCGGCAGCCGTATACTAGTGAAAAAACCACAATTTAGCGCCGATGATATTCGTTTACTGGCGGTAAGCCTGGAACCGCTTGGCGGCTCACCAACGGGAGCGCCGAGCCAGGTATTGTATACCACCCCACTGATCTCCCTGTAAAACTGCTTTGCTCCCGGCCTGAAACAGGGCCGGAGCTGCTTTTTCTGTCAACCCTTCATTATCTTTTAAAAATATCGTTTTTTGTGCATCCGCTTTTCTTTTTGCCGCGTAACTCGTTATGACGCCATCAGCTAAAAGGAAACCGTCATGAAAACTTTTTATTCAAGCTTGTCTCGGGGAATTGCCTTCGGGGCCTTTGCCGGCGCTGTTGTTGCCGGTGCTCTTATCAGCAACGGCTTTATTGTCGGGCAAGTGCAGGCTTCCAGTCACCGCGAAGCTCCTAATATCAGCCGTTTCCCGACCCTGGATTCAACGGACTTTTTTGCCTTTAACAGTTATGAAACCGGCCGGGAAGATTATGTGACCCTGATCGCAAACTATATCCCCCTGCAGGATGCCTACGGCGGCCCTAATTATTTCGCCATGGACAAAGATGCGGTTTATAACATACATATTGATAACGACGGCGATGCCATTGAAGATATCACTTTTGCCTTTCGGTTTAACAATGCCTTACCTTCGGCGCCTTCATCAAACGGGCAGGGGCTGGCATTAACCATAGGTGATGAAGATAACCCGAAAACGGTGGCGGTGCCGTTAAAAAATATCGGTGCGATCAGTTTTGCCGATCAAAGTGCGGCAAATTTTATCGAGTCCTATCAATTAAGCATACGTTACGGCGAAAAGGGCAAGTCTACTCCCTTGACTAATCCGGAAAATAGCCAGGATTTCTTTTATAAGCCGCTGGATTATATCGGCTTTAAAACCTTTGGCGCCGCCGGGGGCTATCAGGCTTATGCCGAGCAATTTATTTACCCGCTGGATATTCCCGGCTGCGACGGTGCGGCGAAGGTCTTTGTCGGGCAAAGGAAAGATCCCTTTGTTGTGAATTTGGGAAAAATCTTTGACTTGGTGAATTTCGTGCCGGTGGAAGGGGACAGCGCGCCCGGTACCGGTGATGGCGGCGGCTTCCCCGGTGGCATCACCCAGTCTGCGGATAACGATGATTTAATCGATAAAAATGTTACCTCCCTTGCCATTGAAGTGCCCAAGTCTTGCCTTACCGGTGAGGGCAACGGCAGTATCGGCGCCTGGACCAGTGCCGGGATGCCTCAGGTACGTATTTTAAATCCCAGGGCGACCTTTGCCCGGCCCGATATCAGCGGCGGGGCAAAAACGCAGGTTTCCCGCCTGGGGGCGCCGTTGGTGAATGAGTTAGTGATCGGCTTAAAAGATAAAGATCGTTTCTCCAGCGCCAAGCCGAAAAACGATGGCCAGTTTGTCGATTATGTCACCCATCCCAGCCTGGCGGAATTGTTAAATATCTTGTTCAAAGATGCCGTAAACCAGACTTTAGGCACGGACATCGCGACCCTGGCGCCGACAAACTTTCCCCGTAATGACTTAGTCACTGCGTTTTTAACCGGTTTTTTCGGGGTTAACCAGCTCGCTGAGATCACCCCGTCGGAAATGTTAAGGCTCAATACCCAAATCCCTTCGATAGCGGCAAGCGAACAATCCCCGCTGGGGGTTATCGACGGCGATCTGTCGGGTTTTCCAAATGGCCGCCGCCCGGGAGATGACGTGGTAGATATCGCTTTACGCGTGATCATGGGGCGTTTGTGTTATCCGATTGATGTTAACGGCACTGCAGTTGAGCTGGGCTTGTGTACCCCCTCTGATGCCAGTGTCGGTCTGGTGCCTTTTACCGATGGCGCTCCCGGTCATGCCGGTATGATGAAAACACGTTTTCCCTATTTAGCCGAGCCCGTCCCGGGCTCAAAGTAAGGAGCAGATCATGATTTATCTTAAAAGTCTAATCAGCATTAAGTTATGCCGGGCGCTGGCATTATTTCTTGTCCTGGGGCTGTTATCTGGGTGTAGTAAAAATCAAAAAGATGCCCCGGATGAGCCGGTAAACCTGGCTCCCGAGGTGATGGCGCAAGCCTTTAGTACGCAAACCGAGGAGGAGATCAGGGATAAGCTGGCGGCTCAAGATCCCGAGCATCAGACGTTACGTTTTACCCTGGTGCAACCCCCTGTTTTAGGGCAGGTGACCCTGGCAAAAGACGGCAGTTTTAGCTACAGCCCCAATGAGGAAACGACAGGCAATGACAGCTTTATTTTTAGTGTCAGTGACGGGGTAAACCCTGAGGTGACGGCCAAGGCAAGCATCACCATCACAGCGCTCATGGTTGATTTTTCCCGTTTTAGCCGCGATGCCTTTGCGCAGCAGGCAAACGATGTGCCTGTAAAGCTCAACGGCCGGATATTTACCGATGATATCGATTCGAGCGATTTTTATGCGGACCTGTTTGTTTTTTAGTACTTGATATTTGGCTCTTAATTTCAACCGGCCAGGGATGGCCAAATGCACAGGGGAATTGATATGAAAAAGTTATGTCTTATCTTAAGCGGATATGTCTTGATAGGCATTATATGTTACAGCCGGTTAATCCAGGCCCACGGCTATATTCCTGCCGCCGGGGCCGCTACAAGCAGCTCCTGGGAAATGCTGCCGCTGGCAGAGCTGGCTGTGTTGCTTGAACGGGGACAGCTGCTTGGTCAGTCTGAGGTGATGGCTGTTAAGATCAAACGCCAGATACACAGCTATTACCATCAAGAGCCGGGTATAAAAAGTGCTTATTTATATGCCAAGGTATTGCAGCGCGAGCATCAATTTTCTCAAGCACTCAATGTCTTGACTTCCTTACTGGAAAAGGCGCCCCGGCAGGCCAATGCCCGTTTGCTTCAGGCCAATATATTGATGGTACAGGGGTTTTACCGTAAGGCCAAACAAAGCTGTCTGGCCTTAACCGGGCATATTGCACTCACTGCTGTCGCCATCTGTGCCCTGGATGCTGACAGCCAAGCTCTGGGGCAAAAGGCAGGGCAACAAGCTCAGCTTAGGCAAAATTATCAAAGCTTGATAAATTTACTGGCAAAAGACAAACAGCCGGAGCAAGCGATACTGCTGTGGGCAAATCAGGTGTTGGCGGAGATGGCGCTGAGGTTAAACCGGCCCCTGGCAGCGCAGCAACACCTGAAAGGGGTAGCCCTTTCCCGGGCACCGGTTAGTTTGATCGCCTTGTGGGCAGATATTGAGTTGGCGCTGGGCCATCATGACTTAGTGTTAACAAAGCTTCCTGCTTTTGCTATTCAGGCACAAACTCAGCGTCTGCCTGATGCCATATTGCTGCGCCTGGCGATTGCCGAGAAAAACAGCAAGGCACAAACAGCAAACAACTATCAATGGCAAGTGCTGATGGCCGAGCGGGTGAAGTTAAGGGAAAGCCGCCGCGAAAACGATCATGGCGCGCAGCTTGCCCGCTATTACCTGGATGTTAAGCCCGATAATAAAAAGGCAAAACACTGGGCTGTTATCAATTATCAGCAGGCAAAAATGGCCAGTGATCGGGCATTATTGGACCGGGCGCTGTCTCAAGGAGGATGATAGGGCTACCGACCGGTCTTGCTTGAATTTATACTTTAGAAAACTGAGTTAATACCGGGCATTGAAGTCAATGGCAAAAGCTACCCCGATTTCTTTGGGTACCAGGGTAATGCGGGCCTCCTGCGCTAAAACCAGTTGTTTGACTAACGCCAGGCCGATACCGGTGCCCGGTGTCGTGCGGGTAAGTTCATTGCCGCAGCGGTAAAAGAGTTCGAAGATTTTATCTTGCTGGCCGGGGGAAATGCCGGGACCAAAATCGCGGATTTCCAGCTGGATTTTATCCGGTTTGCTGCGGGTAAAATTCAGCGCTATGCAGCGGCGTTGTTTATCGTCAATCTTGGCGGTATTAAAGAACTTTACCGTATTGTCCACCAGGTTGATCATCACCTGGGTAAAGGCATCACTGTCGACACTCAGGCGTGCATTGCCGGTTAACCCTTTATCCAGGGAGACAGTTAATTGAAAATGATGCTTTCTCAGCAGTGAGTCCAGCTTGGATTTGATCATATCCACCAGGGTATCGATTTTAATATATTCCAGCTCTACCCGGGCCGGTTGGCGACTGATATGGGATAATTGCAAGATATTGTTGATCAACCGGGCGAGGCGCTCACTTTCGTCAAAAATAAAATGATGATAGACACTTTGTCTGTCTTTGTCGGTCACCATCTCAGATTTGAGCATCTCCGAGTACATCAAAATCGAGGTTAACGGCGTTTTCAGTTCATGGCTGACGGAAGAGACAAAATTCATGCGTTGCTCTGCCAGGGCTATTTGCTTTAAGCCTAAATGATAAAAGCCAAGGCAGCCTATGATAATGATCAAAAATAACAGGGCGATAAAAAAGCACACATAAACAGAGGCGGGCCCAAGCGGCAGGGTATCTGTGCTAAAGGTCAGCTCTATATCCTGGAATAATCCCGCTAAAGCTCCCTGGTAAAGCCTGGTATTTTTTAGTTCATCGATAATCGCCGAATCGCTTGCTGTTAAAGCCCGGATCCCTGACTGACCGGCTTCGTCGATTTGATAGGCAAAATATTGCTTGTTGGCGCGTTCCCCGCTCCTGGTGGTGACGGTCAGCAGTACGGTATTTTCATAACGGGCCATTTTAAAGTAATCAAGCAGCAGGCGTTGTAAAAATTGACTTTTATTAACAACAAAACCCTGAATAAGCCTTTGCTGGCTTAACCAGATGTTACGGTAGAAAACCAGGTGTTCACCATCCAGGCTTGTTAACTGAAAAGCTTCCTGGTTTGTTATTATCTCTTGCCCGGATGAGAGCTGGTTTTCTTCCACGTGATCTTCATCTTCAGGCCACAGCTGCCCGGTGCCCGGGGACTTTCTTGCCCGTAACAGGCCGCTTGTCTGTACCAGTTGTTTTATTCTGCCCTGGCTGGCCAGACGGTGCTCTATTTCATCCCATTGCAATTGGGTATTTTCTGCCGCGATTTCTCCACGGCTGGAATAAGGCAGCAATGGGGTTGTTAAAGTGCCGGTTGCATCGATTTGAAAATAACCGATAAAGCCGATATCTTTGGGGTAGTTTTCCGGGTTGGCCAGGGGAGATAAGGTCTTGCGCCAGGACAGGTCAACCGGGCTCTCCAGCCACTGATAGAAGTTGTAACTTTCCTGTGTCAGCTGCTCCTGTGCCTTGATTCTTTGTTTGAGTATTTTGTTGACTTGTGCCTGGGCGTTGGAAGATTTCCAGCGATACTGAAAATACATTTCACTTTCAAATTGTTGATAGCCGTATGAAATAATAATGGCTAAAGGGATCACCAGCCCCAGGAAAAACAGTGCTACCACCAGGCGTAAATGGTTGATGTTTTGTTGAAAGATGGCGATATGTTTTTTGGCAAATATCAAGACCTGTCTCCACCGGGCAGCCTAAAGCACGAGTTTGTAGCCTTCGCCGCGAAAGGTTACCAGGATTTTTGGCTGCCTGGCATTTAATTCGATTTTTTTACGCAGTTTGGCAATATGGATATCGACGGTACGGGTATCCGGCTCGGCGGTTTTGCTGTAGCCCCATACCGCTGTTAATAATTCGCTACGCGGTACAGGGCGCTTACGACGATACAATAAACTGAGAATATCCACTTCACGCCGGGTAAATACCTGCTGTTTTCCATAGACAGTGCCGGATAAATTGCAGACATCTATGAGAATGTGCTCCCCGAGTTCAAGCGTGTCGTCTTCTTCGTGCCAGCCGCTGCGCCGTAAAATGGTTTTAATTCTCAAGACCAGCTCCTGCACGGAAAAAGGCTTGGCAATATAGTCGTCGGCCCCTAAGGTTAAGCCGTTGATGATATCTTCTTCCGAGCTTTTTGCCGTGAGCATCACCACGGGCTGTTCCCTGGAGGCTTTCCTGATGGCATTGCAGATACTAAAACCATCCAGGCCCGGCAGCATGACATCAAGAATAATGCAGTCAAACCCTCCCGTCAGTGCCTGTGCCAATCCGCTGTTGCCATCCTGCTCGGTTGCCACATCAAAGCCATGATAAACAAACAAGTCGGTTAAACCGTGCAGTATGCTGATTTCATCTTCGACTATCAATAACCGGGGTTTTTTATTCAAGGGCACTCCACTTCGCTGACTCTTTTTGCTTGCGCCACTATAACAAAATTTTGTCTGCGGGCTTTGTAAAACTTATGTAAAAGTTTGTCGTCTTTTTTTACTTAATTGGCCTGTTTTGTCCTGCTACCGGCTTTTAATATCTGCTTATCCATTTTTTAGTCTTTATTAGTGAGGAAAATATGAAATCTTTTTTAATGTTAGTTTTTGCCAATTTGCTGCTTTTCTCCGGCAAATTATTCGCCGGAGTGATCCCCCTGGATAACCAGCATTGGCAGTTTTCAAAGGACCAAGCCCGGTTTGTCGATTACCAGGGACGAGCCAGCATCAAAGTCCTGGACAGAGCCAAGGTAAAACTCATCGGAGAAAACTTCCATAACGGTGTGATTGAATTTGATATCCGCATACGTAATAAAAGGGGGTTTCCCGGGATACATTTTCGCGAATCCGGGAATGGCAATAGTGAAGTTTTTTATCTCAGGCCCAATGCTTCGGGTACAAGCTCGGCAAACCAATATACCCCTTCATTTAACGACATTTTTGCCTGGCAGCTGTATACCGGTGCCCGTTATGGCGCAGCGGTAAGTTATCACTATGATAACTGGAACCGGGTCAAGCTGGTGGTTAGCGGGGAAAAAATGGATGTTTATATCAATAGTGAAAAGCCGGTGCTGCATATTGAAAAGCTGGCCCATGGCGATATTGCCGGAGGTATTTCCTTCCAGGGATCGCTGGACGATTATTACTTATCCAATATCCGTATCAGCCATCAAAAGCAGGTAAAAACAAGCGGCACTGCTGTCGCGCTTAAACCGCTACCTGAAAACCTGGTGTCTGCTTTTTCCGTTGCTACCTTGCCGGTAGCAAGTGATGAAGTCGAAGCAAAAGCTATCTTGGAGCCTTCCCTGATAAACAGGCAAAACTGGATACAGGTACAAGTGAATGAGCTGGGCATGGCAAATCTGGCCAGGGTAGCAGGGCGGACGAAAACTAAAAATACCTTGCTCGTGAAACTAACGCTTGCTTCAGATCAGGCACGTTTGCTCAGGTTAAAGTATGGCTTTAGCGACAGGTTGACCCTTTTTGTTAATGGTAAAGCCCTGAGTCACAGCGATCGTACTTTTAAAAGTCAGGACGACAGATTTTACGGTACGGTAGGCTTATTTGACAGTGTGTTCCTGCCGTTAAAGTCCGGGCAAAACGATATTGTTTTTGCGGTAACCGAAGGTTTTGGCGGATGGGGCTTGATGGCGGCACTGGAACAAGTCACGGGAGTGAATATTATTTAAGCTGGTGTTGCACCGTAAAATAAAACCAGCGCTTTCACCTGTGATGGTTTGTCTCACTTTGGTGAAAGCCCTGGTGACAATCAGGGAGATAAACCCAGAGGCCATTTCAGGTTAGAGTGCCTTATTGACATCTTGTAAACCTTGTTGATTACTTGTGCTAATAAAAAATCTCATCTACATTTCATCATAATCCATTGGTGATCATTGCGTGTGATCAACTGACGGATTATTTACCTGACTTAAAAATTCGATCTTATTTTATGGTCGATAAACAGCTAATAAGGGAAGTAGATGTCAACAAGGACGATTATCGCTGAAACCTCTGTATCGTATTTTTTAGCGGATGAAAAATCCCGCCAACTGGCCTTATCCCACTGTGATATTGTTCATTTTACCGATGGCCTTGCCAGCGAAGAAGATATTCGCCGGTTAAGTGATTTAGTTAAAGGCACACATGGGCAGGCAGAAGTGAAACTTTCCATGTCTATCCGGGCAAGAGAAGATCTTACCTGTGCCCATGACCAGCTGTCCTTATTCGCGCTGCAGAGCCATATTATTAAAGTTATGGACAGAGTGGACTTTTTTGAACTTGATGCCGAATTTGATCTGGTGACTCCGCTGCTGAATTTGATCCCGGCCGAGAAGCGCATCATTACCCGCAGAATATCGACGCTTGCCGAACATCCGGATACCGGTATACCGGCACGGCAGACCCAAGGTTATAGAACCCTCGCCCGGCAATATCGTAGCGACAGTGACTTTGATGCTTTTCTCTATCGTCTTATCTGCCCCGAAGGTTTAACGGCGCTGGAGTTTTTGCATTATAACGATAACGATAAGGTCACGGCATATGATGAAGCCGAACAGGAAGGCTGGAGCCGCATTTGTGCCTTTTATAAAGGTGCCAGGGTTATTTTTGCCAACTTGCAGCAAAGCTCGTTGTTATCGCTCAAAGCGATGGATAAAAATTATTGTCTCAGTGCCTTGCCCGAGGATATCAACGGTGTTTACGGCATTATAGGTGATGCCATTAAGCAGTCTCTTTCTCCTTTGACCCACAATGCCGGTTTGAGGGCATTGGAATATCCGGCAATTTATTTGCATTTTAACATTAGCAACCAGCAGACTTTAGATAATTATATTTCGCGATTGGCCGCCATTAACTTACCCCTGCGGGGTTTAACGGTAACGGCGCCCCTTAAAGGCAGTATCAGCCAAAATTACCCCGCCAGCAGGGGGCTGGTCAAACGTACCTGCTCAGCCAATGTCTTGAAAGTCGATAATGACCAAATTCAGGTGGATACTACAGATGATGTCGGCCTGACATTGCTGCTGGAGCAGCACAACGTTGATATACCGGGTAAGCGGGTGGCCGTGCTGGGGTGCGGCTGCTCGGGACGAATTGCAGCACAAACCTTATATGAGCAAGGGGCGGAGGTGACGTTATTTAATCGCGGGGTGCAAAGGGCGGCCCTGGCGCATAAATTACTTCATTTACCTTGCTTATCCCTTACCGATTTGCAACTTGATGCCTTTGATGTGCTGGTCAATACCATACCGTTCGAGCAAGACTCAGATATGACTTTTAATCTGGACTGTCTGCACAAGGAAATGATTTATATTGATTTTGTTTACAATCAATTTCCAAATGGCTTATTGCACCGGGCAAGTGATAAGGGGTTAAAGGTTATTGACGGCCTGATGATGCTCAGAAGCCAGTTATTGTCACAATTTTATCGTTTAACCGGCCAGTTATTGCCCCCTGAGGCCTGCCAGGTACTCGACCTGGTGATTGCGGATAAAAAATCCCGGGGTATAACGACGCAGGAGCGGGACGTTTCGTTTAACAAGTCAAGGGATAACCACCAGCTGACCGGATCACCGAAAACCTACCGGGAAATCTGCTGAAATAAAGGATAAAAGCCAGGGAGAGCGGGTTATGGAGCACAGTGAAAGCGTTCAATGTCAAAGCAGGCTTAAGCTCGGTAATTTGCTCGGCACCTGGGTGAATGTTAATGCCCGGGCGGATTTTATTACTCGCTTTGCCCTCAACTTAGATGGCGAAGCATTGAAGCTAACCATTTTATCGACATCCGGGGGATGTGAGCAAACACAGCTTCACCTGGATGTTTATCCCGTGGCCAATCCCGGCAGTGAGCTGGCCACGGGTTTTTATCACTATCAACAGCCGTCGGGGCTCATTGTTGCCGCCAATGAAAAAAATGGTGTTCTGGTGCTGCAAAGTTACCGAGAAACGGATAACCCTTTAAACGCTCATCAGCAGAAAGAGACTAGCCATAGCCGCCAAACTGAGAAGCTATTAAGCCGGGAGTTTTATTACCGGCAAACAAGTTTATCAGCCGATGAACAACCTATCTTAACCGGGTTTTCCCCGGCAAATGAAAATAATGCCGGGGAGAGCACAACAGGGGCAAATATCCAGGCACAGGAAGATTTTCAGGCTTTGCCTGGCTGTTGGCATAATACCCATCGCCACAGCAGCTGGATGAAGGCCTTTTCTATTGAAAAGATATCTTCGGATTGGGTCCTGGAAGTTTTTGGCGACTGTAACGGGGTGACCTGGCCCAGGATGCCATTAACCCCCTATAGCTTTGATCAACAGGAAATGGGCTTTATTGCCTATTGCGACTTAGACAGTGTCAGCGGTTTATTTTGTGCATATTCGAATAAGGGTTTAATGGTGGTTACGGTATTTTTTGCTGTTAATAACACCGGGTCTGAACAATTGACAGATAAAACCTTTTGCCGTGAATTTTATGTTCATCAGGCCCGTGCTGATGCAGCGCACAGCTAAAATGTTTTTATTTCAGGCATTGCACACAGCAACAGGAATATCCAATTCAGGACTTTTACAGGGATGGTTATGAAAAGCCAACTAAGAACAGCAGTTAACGCAGCGGACCCCGGTGCGATGATCACCGCACTTGAGTCCCTGTCACAGGAAGTGTTCAGCCAAAGGGCCCGGGACTACGATCTTCAGGCCAGGTTTCCGGCAGAGAATTTTACCGATCTTTTTCATATCAATGCCTTGGCGGCCCCGGTTGCCCCGGGTTTTGGCGGCCTCGGATTTGCGCCTGAATATGGCAATGTTAATGCCCTGTGGCAAATGACCCGGGCCATCGCCAAAGCCGATTTATCCTTTGCCCGTTGCTGGGAAGGCCATAATAATGCCCTGATGCTGATAGATAAACTGGCCAAGACAGAGCAAAAGCAACGCTGGTTTAGCGAGGTGATGCAAAAGGGCCATCGCTGGGCCGCCTGGAGCGGAGAGCCGCAAACTAAGTTGCCCCACCAGCAATACAGCATAGGCACCCGGATAGAAAAACAGGACTCGGGTTATGTGATCAACGGCAACAAGGTTTTTGCCACCAGTGCCGTAGGGGCTAACCGGGCGATTTTGCTGGTGAGCCTGGCGGGGCCGGGAGGTGCCAGGGAGATAAGCGACGGAGAGAATAATTTGCTGATGCTGGCCTGTGATTTATCCGATCCCAGTATCAGCTTTGACGGCGACTGGTGGGATCCCATCGGCATGCGCTCTACCGTGTCCTACAAGGTTAACTTTGATAATACCTTTATCCCGGCAAAAGATTGTATCGGTGAAATAGGCGAATTTCTGACCCAGGATATGCAAAGCCGTTTTACTCCCCATTACGGCGTCAGTTTTCTCGGGGCATTGGATGCGGCCTATGAATATGCCCTGAATATAGTCAACTCACAGCAAAGGCAGCAAGACCCTTATGTGCAGCAGCATATTGCCCGGGTGAAGCTCAATATCGATACCTTAAGCTTGTGGATGAATCAGGTGGCATCGAGCCTGGATCACCAGCAATTTGATAGCGCCCGTGAACAGGGCGCTCAATTTCGCTACCTGGCAGAGCAACTGGCGCAAGAAGGCGTGGCCTTATGCATTAAAATTTGCGGTGCCCGGGCGCTGAATAAACCCAGTGTGCTGGAGCGTATCTACCGGGATCTGAGTATTTATGTACAGCATGATAATGCCGATCATATCCTGGCCACCATTGGCAGGCGGGCGTTGGGAGTAAAGGTCGACAATGCCTTTTTTAAATTAAAAGCCTGACAGGCAAAGCCAGGAGTCTTGTTCACAACCGTTCAGGGTGCAAGCAGGAAGAATAAAAGCAAATCAGGAGTGTTGCCAATGAAAAATCAAGCGCAGTATTATCCCGTTGCTGCCAGCATCTGGCTGCTGGCTTTGGGG
Protein-coding sequences here:
- a CDS encoding anti-sigma factor; its protein translation is MNYEDPELINRLSAEYVLGTLRGRARQRFQRLMLSSPRVRQATWQWEHQLNQMGNSITAVPPDPKVWQSISQRIDPLQAGASEAVKAEPVKLFPALARLWQGVAMTAVAASLVLLVFLLQPSVPVESEQVALVQNEQQQVLWLIDVKEAQLNIKASSVLTVYSDKDYELWMVLKGQDNPVSLGLLPKTGSRILVKKPQFSADDIRLLAVSLEPLGGSPTGAPSQVLYTTPLISL
- a CDS encoding Ig-like domain-containing protein — encoded protein: MIYLKSLISIKLCRALALFLVLGLLSGCSKNQKDAPDEPVNLAPEVMAQAFSTQTEEEIRDKLAAQDPEHQTLRFTLVQPPVLGQVTLAKDGSFSYSPNEETTGNDSFIFSVSDGVNPEVTAKASITITALMVDFSRFSRDAFAQQANDVPVKLNGRIFTDDIDSSDFYADLFVF
- a CDS encoding response regulator transcription factor — encoded protein: MNKKPRLLIVEDEISILHGLTDLFVYHGFDVATEQDGNSGLAQALTGGFDCIILDVMLPGLDGFSICNAIRKASREQPVVMLTAKSSEEDIINGLTLGADDYIAKPFSVQELVLRIKTILRRSGWHEEDDTLELGEHILIDVCNLSGTVYGKQQVFTRREVDILSLLYRRKRPVPRSELLTAVWGYSKTAEPDTRTVDIHIAKLRKKIELNARQPKILVTFRGEGYKLVL
- a CDS encoding shikimate dehydrogenase family protein; the encoded protein is MSTRTIIAETSVSYFLADEKSRQLALSHCDIVHFTDGLASEEDIRRLSDLVKGTHGQAEVKLSMSIRAREDLTCAHDQLSLFALQSHIIKVMDRVDFFELDAEFDLVTPLLNLIPAEKRIITRRISTLAEHPDTGIPARQTQGYRTLARQYRSDSDFDAFLYRLICPEGLTALEFLHYNDNDKVTAYDEAEQEGWSRICAFYKGARVIFANLQQSSLLSLKAMDKNYCLSALPEDINGVYGIIGDAIKQSLSPLTHNAGLRALEYPAIYLHFNISNQQTLDNYISRLAAINLPLRGLTVTAPLKGSISQNYPASRGLVKRTCSANVLKVDNDQIQVDTTDDVGLTLLLEQHNVDIPGKRVAVLGCGCSGRIAAQTLYEQGAEVTLFNRGVQRAALAHKLLHLPCLSLTDLQLDAFDVLVNTIPFEQDSDMTFNLDCLHKEMIYIDFVYNQFPNGLLHRASDKGLKVIDGLMMLRSQLLSQFYRLTGQLLPPEACQVLDLVIADKKSRGITTQERDVSFNKSRDNHQLTGSPKTYREIC
- a CDS encoding sensor histidine kinase; translation: MIFAKKHIAIFQQNINHLRLVVALFFLGLVIPLAIIISYGYQQFESEMYFQYRWKSSNAQAQVNKILKQRIKAQEQLTQESYNFYQWLESPVDLSWRKTLSPLANPENYPKDIGFIGYFQIDATGTLTTPLLPYSSRGEIAAENTQLQWDEIEHRLASQGRIKQLVQTSGLLRARKSPGTGQLWPEDEDHVEENQLSSGQEIITNQEAFQLTSLDGEHLVFYRNIWLSQQRLIQGFVVNKSQFLQRLLLDYFKMARYENTVLLTVTTRSGERANKQYFAYQIDEAGQSGIRALTASDSAIIDELKNTRLYQGALAGLFQDIELTFSTDTLPLGPASVYVCFFIALLFLIIIIGCLGFYHLGLKQIALAEQRMNFVSSVSHELKTPLTSILMYSEMLKSEMVTDKDRQSVYHHFIFDESERLARLINNILQLSHISRQPARVELEYIKIDTLVDMIKSKLDSLLRKHHFQLTVSLDKGLTGNARLSVDSDAFTQVMINLVDNTVKFFNTAKIDDKQRRCIALNFTRSKPDKIQLEIRDFGPGISPGQQDKIFELFYRCGNELTRTTPGTGIGLALVKQLVLAQEARITLVPKEIGVAFAIDFNARY
- a CDS encoding acyl-CoA dehydrogenase family protein — encoded protein: MKSQLRTAVNAADPGAMITALESLSQEVFSQRARDYDLQARFPAENFTDLFHINALAAPVAPGFGGLGFAPEYGNVNALWQMTRAIAKADLSFARCWEGHNNALMLIDKLAKTEQKQRWFSEVMQKGHRWAAWSGEPQTKLPHQQYSIGTRIEKQDSGYVINGNKVFATSAVGANRAILLVSLAGPGGAREISDGENNLLMLACDLSDPSISFDGDWWDPIGMRSTVSYKVNFDNTFIPAKDCIGEIGEFLTQDMQSRFTPHYGVSFLGALDAAYEYALNIVNSQQRQQDPYVQQHIARVKLNIDTLSLWMNQVASSLDHQQFDSAREQGAQFRYLAEQLAQEGVALCIKICGARALNKPSVLERIYRDLSIYVQHDNADHILATIGRRALGVKVDNAFFKLKA
- a CDS encoding DUF4331 domain-containing protein, which produces MKTFYSSLSRGIAFGAFAGAVVAGALISNGFIVGQVQASSHREAPNISRFPTLDSTDFFAFNSYETGREDYVTLIANYIPLQDAYGGPNYFAMDKDAVYNIHIDNDGDAIEDITFAFRFNNALPSAPSSNGQGLALTIGDEDNPKTVAVPLKNIGAISFADQSAANFIESYQLSIRYGEKGKSTPLTNPENSQDFFYKPLDYIGFKTFGAAGGYQAYAEQFIYPLDIPGCDGAAKVFVGQRKDPFVVNLGKIFDLVNFVPVEGDSAPGTGDGGGFPGGITQSADNDDLIDKNVTSLAIEVPKSCLTGEGNGSIGAWTSAGMPQVRILNPRATFARPDISGGAKTQVSRLGAPLVNELVIGLKDKDRFSSAKPKNDGQFVDYVTHPSLAELLNILFKDAVNQTLGTDIATLAPTNFPRNDLVTAFLTGFFGVNQLAEITPSEMLRLNTQIPSIAASEQSPLGVIDGDLSGFPNGRRPGDDVVDIALRVIMGRLCYPIDVNGTAVELGLCTPSDASVGLVPFTDGAPGHAGMMKTRFPYLAEPVPGSK